One Primulina huaijiensis isolate GDHJ02 chromosome 5, ASM1229523v2, whole genome shotgun sequence DNA segment encodes these proteins:
- the LOC140976463 gene encoding DEK domain-containing chromatin-associated protein 1-like isoform X2, translating into MASVKEETEESKNQEEENDLVEGGKTNDAVEQDVKVEAEEDGVKEQNREKEGGIEKVEENVKEKGNVKEEEGRAEEEDDEGRGKVKKGSKKVKRGGDKVELASPRTPGIERPSRERKTVERFTVNATARGTPVTKPMSIEKGRGSLLKDIPNVAFKLSKRKGDENLQLLHTILFGKKAKVLTVKKRISLFSGFVWVEDEEKQRAKVKEKLDKCVKEKLLDFCDVLNIPVNKATIKKEELSVKLLEFLESPHATTDTLLADKDKNKKRKIKESASKTSNSADVAARSSRKKPKLDSGSGKKRKHSAKEEVNARSESSQTEDDQDDDSTAVGVKSDPEEIDSEDDTEEGQDEPESSKAIDNCSSKKSAKKDAGNKTGEKTRSVSKGTSAKASSTPDILTKKPSSSKSKKGVAEFESGSKRKMPLPSNKKQQFEKSDGTTPAKDKSSRKKNSTKSSTKDVEKDQGKGKSRKSAKKEPSREELHAAVEDILKEVDFNTATLSDILKLLGKHFGIDLIHRKLEVKDIITEVINNMSDDEDEEATESGDGDSGKDDEDDEA; encoded by the exons ATGGCTTCTGTAAAGGAAGAAACGGAAGAGAGCAAGAATCAAGAGGAGGAGAATGATTTAGTTGAAGGTGGTAAGACGAATGATGCGGTGGAACAAGATGTTAAAGTAGAAGCGGAAGAGGATGGAGTAAAGGAGCAGAATCGAGAGAAAGAAGGTGGAATTGAAAAGGTTGAGGAAAATGTAAAAGAGAAGGGTAATGTGAAGGAAGAAGAGGGAAGAGCCgaggaagaagatgatgaagggAGAGGAAAAGTGAAGAAAGGTTCAAAGAAAGTGAAGCGAGGAGGTGACAAGGTAGAATTAGCATCGCCAAGGACGCCTGGGATTGAGAGGCCAAGCAGGGAGAGGAAAACAGTTGAAAGATTTACGGTGAATGCGACTGCAAGGGGCACTCCTGTTACCAAGCCCATGTCAATCGAGAAG GGCCGAGGTTCACTGCTTAAGGATATCCCAAACG TGGCTTTTAAGTTGTCTAAGAGAAAAGGCGACGAGAATCTTCAGCTTCTTCACACCATTCTTTTTGGCAAAAAAGCAAAG GTGCTAACTGTGAAGAAACGTATAAGCCTCTTTTCTGGATTTGTATGGGTCGAGGATGAG GAAAAACAAAGGGCTAAAGTTAAGGAGAAGCTTGACAAATGTGTGAAAGAAAAATTGTTGGATTTTTGTGATGTCCTTAATATTCCAGTGAACAAAGCTACAATAAAGAAG GAAGAACTCTCTGTAAAATTATTAGAATTCTTGGAATCTCCCCATGCTACGACAGATACTTTACTTGCTGACAAGGATAAG AACAAGAAGCGGAAGATTAAGGAATCAGCAAGTAAAACCTCAAATTCTGCTGATGTGGCCGCCAGAAGTTCTAGAAAG AAGCCAAAATTGGACTCTGGATCCGGGAAGAAGCGAAAGCATTCAGCCAAAGAAGAAGTCAATGCCAGAAGTGAATCTTCACAGACCGAAGATGATCAGGATGATGACAGTACTGCCGTTGGAGTAAAAAGTGACCCGGAAGAGATCGACTCAGAGGATGATACAGAGGAAGGGCAAGATGAGCCCGAAAGTTCTAAGGCCATTGATAACTGTTCTTCGAAGAAAAGTGCAAAAAAGGATGCTGGAAATAAGACTGGGGAGAAGACCAGGTCTGTCAGCAAAGGAACCTCTGCAAAAGCCTCTAGCACCCCTGATATATTGACCAAAAAACCTTCCAGTTCAAAATCGAAAAAAGGTGTAGCTGAATTTGAATCAGGAAGTAAACGAAAGATGCCCCTGCCCTCGAATAAGAAACAACAATTTGAAAAGAGTGATGGCACTACACCCGCGAAGGATAAATCCTCGAGGAAGAAAAACTCGACCAAGTCTTCTACAAAAGATGTTGAAAAGGATCAAg GTAAAGGGAAAAGTAGGAAAAGCGCCAAGAAAGAGCCTAGCAGAGAGGAATTGCACGCAGCTGTAGAGGACATACTCAAGGAAGTTGATTTCAATACT GCAACATTATCTGAtattctcaaactacttg GAAAGCACTTTGGGATAGACCTGATACATAGGAAATTAGAAGTTAAAGATATAATTACCGAAGTCATAAATAACATGTCTGATGATGAAGACGAGGAGGCTACTGAGTCTGGAGATGGAGATTCGGGTAAAGATGATGAGGATGACGAGGCTTAA
- the LOC140976463 gene encoding uncharacterized protein isoform X3, whose amino-acid sequence MASVKEETEESKNQEEENDLVEGGKTNDAVEQDVKVEAEEDGVKEQNREKEGGIEKVEENVKEKGNVKEEEGRAEEEDDEGRGKVKKGSKKVKRGGDKVELASPRTPGIERPSRERKTVERFTVNATARGTPVTKPMSIEKGRGSLLKDIPNVAFKLSKRKGDENLQLLHTILFGKKAKVLTVKKRISLFSGFVWVEDEQEKQRAKVKEKLDKCVKEKLLDFCDVLNIPVNKATIKKEELSVKLLEFLESPHATTDTLLADKDKNKKRKIKESASKTSNSADVAARSSRKKPKLDSGSGKKRKHSAKEEVNARSESSQTEDDQDDDSTAVGVKSDPEEIDSEDDTEEGQDEPESSKAIDNCSSKKSAKKDAGNKTGEKTRSVSKGTSAKASSTPDILTKKPSSSKSKKGVAEFESGSKRKMPLPSNKKQQFEKSDGTTPAKDKSSRKKNSTKSSTKDVEKDQGLVFSVQTQGLLLLIYWWAVNYQLHASYYTNN is encoded by the exons ATGGCTTCTGTAAAGGAAGAAACGGAAGAGAGCAAGAATCAAGAGGAGGAGAATGATTTAGTTGAAGGTGGTAAGACGAATGATGCGGTGGAACAAGATGTTAAAGTAGAAGCGGAAGAGGATGGAGTAAAGGAGCAGAATCGAGAGAAAGAAGGTGGAATTGAAAAGGTTGAGGAAAATGTAAAAGAGAAGGGTAATGTGAAGGAAGAAGAGGGAAGAGCCgaggaagaagatgatgaagggAGAGGAAAAGTGAAGAAAGGTTCAAAGAAAGTGAAGCGAGGAGGTGACAAGGTAGAATTAGCATCGCCAAGGACGCCTGGGATTGAGAGGCCAAGCAGGGAGAGGAAAACAGTTGAAAGATTTACGGTGAATGCGACTGCAAGGGGCACTCCTGTTACCAAGCCCATGTCAATCGAGAAG GGCCGAGGTTCACTGCTTAAGGATATCCCAAACG TGGCTTTTAAGTTGTCTAAGAGAAAAGGCGACGAGAATCTTCAGCTTCTTCACACCATTCTTTTTGGCAAAAAAGCAAAG GTGCTAACTGTGAAGAAACGTATAAGCCTCTTTTCTGGATTTGTATGGGTCGAGGATGAG CAGGAAAAACAAAGGGCTAAAGTTAAGGAGAAGCTTGACAAATGTGTGAAAGAAAAATTGTTGGATTTTTGTGATGTCCTTAATATTCCAGTGAACAAAGCTACAATAAAGAAG GAAGAACTCTCTGTAAAATTATTAGAATTCTTGGAATCTCCCCATGCTACGACAGATACTTTACTTGCTGACAAGGATAAG AACAAGAAGCGGAAGATTAAGGAATCAGCAAGTAAAACCTCAAATTCTGCTGATGTGGCCGCCAGAAGTTCTAGAAAG AAGCCAAAATTGGACTCTGGATCCGGGAAGAAGCGAAAGCATTCAGCCAAAGAAGAAGTCAATGCCAGAAGTGAATCTTCACAGACCGAAGATGATCAGGATGATGACAGTACTGCCGTTGGAGTAAAAAGTGACCCGGAAGAGATCGACTCAGAGGATGATACAGAGGAAGGGCAAGATGAGCCCGAAAGTTCTAAGGCCATTGATAACTGTTCTTCGAAGAAAAGTGCAAAAAAGGATGCTGGAAATAAGACTGGGGAGAAGACCAGGTCTGTCAGCAAAGGAACCTCTGCAAAAGCCTCTAGCACCCCTGATATATTGACCAAAAAACCTTCCAGTTCAAAATCGAAAAAAGGTGTAGCTGAATTTGAATCAGGAAGTAAACGAAAGATGCCCCTGCCCTCGAATAAGAAACAACAATTTGAAAAGAGTGATGGCACTACACCCGCGAAGGATAAATCCTCGAGGAAGAAAAACTCGACCAAGTCTTCTACAAAAGATGTTGAAAAGGATCAAg GGCTCGTGTTTTCTGTTCAAACGCAAGGACTTCTATTGTTGATATATTGGTGGGCAGTTAATTATCAATTGCATGCTTCCTATTATACAAATAATTGA
- the LOC140977500 gene encoding omega-hydroxypalmitate O-feruloyl transferase-like — protein MEDSSSNVFQLTVKQGQPSLVPPADETKKGLYFLSNLDQNIAVLVRTVYCFKSEEKGNENAVEVMKDALSKILVQYYPLAGRLTIGPEMKLAIDCTSEGAVFVEAEADCDLEVLGDITKPDPDTLGKLVYEIPGARHVLEIPPLVAQVTKFKCGGFVLGLCMNHCMFDGIGAMEFVNSWGETARGFPLKTPPFMDRTILKSRDPPKYEFPHHEFAEIEDISNTAQLYNQEMHYRSFCFDSEKLQHIKSLALEDQTLQHCTTFEALSAFVWRARTEALNLNPNQQTKLLFAVDGRPRFDPPIPDKYFGNAIVLTNSLCNAGDIVQNSLSFTVKLVQEAVKMVTESYIRSAIDYFEATRARPSLAATLLITTWSRLSFHTTDFGWGEPILSGPVVLPEKEVILFLSHGEERKTINVLLGLPAPAMKIFEQLVQT, from the exons ATGGAGGATTCTAGCAGCAATGTGTTTCAACTAACAGTCAAACAAGGGCAGCCTTCCCTGGTTCCTCCCGCGGACGAAACGAAGAAAGGCCTATACTTCTTATCGAATCTTGATCAGAATATTGCGGTTCTCGTACGTACGGTCTACTGCTTTAAGTCAGAGGAGAAGGGCAATGAGAATGCAGTTGAGGTTATGAAGGACGCGTTGTCGAAGATCCTGGTGCAATATTATCCGCTCGCAGGGCGTCTCACGATTGGTCCTGAGATGAAACTTGCCATTGATTGTACGTCTGAGGGAGCTGTTTTTGTTGAGGCTGAGGCAGACTGTGATCTTGAGGTGCTAGGAGATATCACGAAACCGGATCCGGATACTCTCGGGAAGCTTGTTTATGAGATTCCAGGAGCAAGACATGTATTGGAAATTCCTCCTCTGGTGGCTCAG GTAACAAAGTTCAAGTGTGGAGGTTTCGTTTTAGGACTGTGTATGAATCATTGTATGTTTGATGGAATTGGTGCAATGGAATTTGTGAATTCTTGGGGTGAAACAGCCAGAGGTTTCCCACTGAAAACACCTCCATTCATGGATAGAACCATACTCAAATCCAGAGATCCACCTAAATATGAATTCCCACACCATGAATTTGCTGAGATTGAAGACATATCAAACACTGCTCAGCTCTACAATCAAGAAATGCATTACAGATCCTTCTGTTTCGACTCCGAAAAGCTCCAACACATCAAAAGCTTGGCCTTAGAGGATCAAACTCTACAACATTGCACCACATTCGAAGCCCTATCGGCTTTCGTTTGGAGGGCTCGAACCGAGGCCTTGAACCTCAATCCTAACCAACAGACTAAACTTCTATTCGCAGTCGATGGACGGCCAAGGTTCGATCCCCCAATACCGGATAAGTACTTCGGGAATGCTATAGTTTTAACAAACTCACTCTGCAATGCCGGGGACATAGTCCAAAACTCACTCTCGTTCACCGTAAAACTAGTTCAGGAAGCAGTTAAAATGGTGACAGAAAGTTACATTAGATCCGCTATAGACTATTTCGAGGCGACTCGAGCTAGGCCTTCTTTGGCTGCAACTTTGCTGATTACCACTTGGTCTAGGTTATCCTTCCATACGACGGATTTCGGTTGGGGCGAGCCGATTCTATCGGGGCCGGTCGTTTTGCCCGAAAAAGAAGTGATCCTGTTTCTTTCTCATGGTGAAGAAAGGAAAACAATCAATGTGCTTCTTGGATTGCCTGCTCCAGCTATGAAAATATTTGAACAACTTGTCCAAACTTAG
- the LOC140977461 gene encoding auxin-responsive protein SAUR71-like, whose amino-acid sequence MDEKNQRINKKTLIPKKLARFLTINWHEKSSSFKETLLSKTQSNASKMSDSKHKATPKGCFSVYVGSEKQRFVIKTELANHPLFRMLLEDVELEYGFSSEGPLLIPCEVDLFCKILVEMDSGKDDFDQFSCGLWSPFNSPFNSKTRLGQSEGCSSYEHLTPM is encoded by the coding sequence ATGGATGAAAAAAACCAAAGgatcaacaagaaaaccctcaTACCCAAGAAGCTAGCGAGGTTTCTGACAATCAATTGGCACGAGAAATCATCGTCATTCAAGGAGACTCTACTATCCAAGACCCAATCCAACGCATCGAAAATGTCGGATTCGAAGCATAAAGCCACTCCAAAGGGATGTTTTTCGGTGTACGTCGGGTCTGAGAAGCAACGGTTCGTGATCAAGACCGAGTTAGCGAATCATCCTTTGTTCAGAATGTTGCTTGAGGATGTTGAGTTGGAATACGGATTCAGTAGTGAAGGCCCTTTGCTTATTCCATGCGAAGTCGATCTTTTTTGCAAAATCTTGGTTGAAATGGATAGTGGTAAAGATGATTTTGATCAATTTTCTTGTGGCCTCTGGAGTCCCTTTAATAGCCCTTTTAATTCTAAGACCCGTTTAGGTCAAAGTGAAGGTTGTAGCTCCTACGAACATCTTACTCCAATGTAA
- the LOC140976465 gene encoding protein transport protein Sec61 subunit gamma-1, producing MDALDQVFDPLRDFAKDSVRLVKRCHKPDRKEFTKVATRTAIGFVVMGFVGFFVKLIFIPINNIIVGAS from the exons ATGGATGCTTTGGACCAGGTTTTCGATCCGCTCAGAGATTTCGCCAAGGACAGCGTTCGCCTCGTTAAGCGATGCCACAAGCCCGATCGCAAAG AATTCACGAAGGTAGCGACTCGTACGGCGATCGGGTTCGTGGTGATGGGATTCGTAGGCTTTTTCGTTAAATTGATCTTCATTCCTATCAACAATATCATCGTCGGTGCTTCTTAG
- the LOC140977797 gene encoding palmitoyl-acyl carrier protein thioesterase, chloroplastic-like — protein MASMQNSASLNVHPNSLSEKNDDFESIFNSRRRVCFDCDHVSNVRKPLRLNANTRTNVETINGKKVNGSHVGGISYLEQTNSECDDDQEPKNHEYLMGRFVENRFVFRQSFVIRSYEIGPDKTATMETLMNLLQETALNHVASSGVGGNGFGATREMSIRKLIWVVTRILVQVDKYSSWGDLVEIDTWVDAAGKNGMRRDWVIRDFNTKKIITRATSTWAMMNRETRRLSKIPDEVKNEVQPFYLNRASIPPQNNDSEKIKKLTHETAHIIRTGLAPRWSDMDANQHVNNVKYIGWILESVPIKILEDYNLTSMILEYRRECRQSNVLESLTSMKPRTCEGNGEIANQNCDLECTHLLHMEDDHAEIIRARSVWHLKNP, from the exons ATGGCTTCCATGCAAAACAGTGCTTCTCTTAATGTTCATCCAAATAGTCTTTCTGAAAAGAACGACGATTTTGAGTCAATATTCAACTCGCGTAGACGGGTTTGTTTCGATTGTGACCATGTTTCCAATGTGAGAAAACCCTTGAGATTGAATGCAAACACGAGAACGAACGTGGAGACGATCAATGGGAAGAAAGTGAACGGTAGTCATGTTGGTGGGATCTCATATTTGGAACAAACCAATAGCGAATGCGACGATGATCAAGAGCCAAAGAATCATGAATATTTGATGGGAAGATTTGTGGAGAATCGTTTCGTGTTTAGACAATCTTTTGTCATAAGATCTtatgagattggacctgataaaACTGCTACAATGGAAACCCTAATGAATCTTCTCCAG GAGACAGCTTTGAATCATGTGGCGAGTTCAGGCGTGGGTGGGAACGGGTTTGGGGCAACCCGTGAGATGAGCATTCGGAAACTTATTTGGGTTGTTACTCGTATACTCGTGCAAGTTGACAAATACAGCTCTtg GGGAGATTTGGTGGAGATAGACACATGGGTGGATGCAGCAGGTAAAAACGGGATGCGTCGAGATTGGGTGATTCGAGACTTCaacaccaaaaaaataataacaagagCTACCAG TACATGGGCGATGATGAACAGAGAAACAAGAAGGTTGAGTAAAATCCCAGATGAAGTGAAGAATGAAGTCCAGCCATTTTACCTCAACAGAGCTTCAATTCCTCCACAAAATAATGACAGTGAGAAGATCAAGAAGCTCACTCATGAAACAGCTCACATTATCCGAACTGGCTTGGCT CCTCGATGGAGCGATATGGATGCTAATCAACATGTTAATAATGTCAAATACATTGGATGGATTCTCGAG AGCGTGCCGATAAAGATACTTGAAGATTATAATCTTACAAGCATGATTCTCGAATACCGACGTGAATGTCGTCAGTCGAATGTGCTGGAATCCTTGACAAGTATGAAACCAAGAACTTGTGAAGGAAATGGAGAGATTGCTAATCAAAATTGTGACTTAGAATGCACACATCTGCTTCACATGGAAGATGATCATGCAGAGATCATTCGGGCAAGATCGGTGTGGCACTTAAAAAACCcataa
- the LOC140976463 gene encoding DEK domain-containing chromatin-associated protein 1-like isoform X1, giving the protein MASVKEETEESKNQEEENDLVEGGKTNDAVEQDVKVEAEEDGVKEQNREKEGGIEKVEENVKEKGNVKEEEGRAEEEDDEGRGKVKKGSKKVKRGGDKVELASPRTPGIERPSRERKTVERFTVNATARGTPVTKPMSIEKGRGSLLKDIPNVAFKLSKRKGDENLQLLHTILFGKKAKVLTVKKRISLFSGFVWVEDEQEKQRAKVKEKLDKCVKEKLLDFCDVLNIPVNKATIKKEELSVKLLEFLESPHATTDTLLADKDKNKKRKIKESASKTSNSADVAARSSRKKPKLDSGSGKKRKHSAKEEVNARSESSQTEDDQDDDSTAVGVKSDPEEIDSEDDTEEGQDEPESSKAIDNCSSKKSAKKDAGNKTGEKTRSVSKGTSAKASSTPDILTKKPSSSKSKKGVAEFESGSKRKMPLPSNKKQQFEKSDGTTPAKDKSSRKKNSTKSSTKDVEKDQGKGKSRKSAKKEPSREELHAAVEDILKEVDFNTATLSDILKLLGKHFGIDLIHRKLEVKDIITEVINNMSDDEDEEATESGDGDSGKDDEDDEA; this is encoded by the exons ATGGCTTCTGTAAAGGAAGAAACGGAAGAGAGCAAGAATCAAGAGGAGGAGAATGATTTAGTTGAAGGTGGTAAGACGAATGATGCGGTGGAACAAGATGTTAAAGTAGAAGCGGAAGAGGATGGAGTAAAGGAGCAGAATCGAGAGAAAGAAGGTGGAATTGAAAAGGTTGAGGAAAATGTAAAAGAGAAGGGTAATGTGAAGGAAGAAGAGGGAAGAGCCgaggaagaagatgatgaagggAGAGGAAAAGTGAAGAAAGGTTCAAAGAAAGTGAAGCGAGGAGGTGACAAGGTAGAATTAGCATCGCCAAGGACGCCTGGGATTGAGAGGCCAAGCAGGGAGAGGAAAACAGTTGAAAGATTTACGGTGAATGCGACTGCAAGGGGCACTCCTGTTACCAAGCCCATGTCAATCGAGAAG GGCCGAGGTTCACTGCTTAAGGATATCCCAAACG TGGCTTTTAAGTTGTCTAAGAGAAAAGGCGACGAGAATCTTCAGCTTCTTCACACCATTCTTTTTGGCAAAAAAGCAAAG GTGCTAACTGTGAAGAAACGTATAAGCCTCTTTTCTGGATTTGTATGGGTCGAGGATGAG CAGGAAAAACAAAGGGCTAAAGTTAAGGAGAAGCTTGACAAATGTGTGAAAGAAAAATTGTTGGATTTTTGTGATGTCCTTAATATTCCAGTGAACAAAGCTACAATAAAGAAG GAAGAACTCTCTGTAAAATTATTAGAATTCTTGGAATCTCCCCATGCTACGACAGATACTTTACTTGCTGACAAGGATAAG AACAAGAAGCGGAAGATTAAGGAATCAGCAAGTAAAACCTCAAATTCTGCTGATGTGGCCGCCAGAAGTTCTAGAAAG AAGCCAAAATTGGACTCTGGATCCGGGAAGAAGCGAAAGCATTCAGCCAAAGAAGAAGTCAATGCCAGAAGTGAATCTTCACAGACCGAAGATGATCAGGATGATGACAGTACTGCCGTTGGAGTAAAAAGTGACCCGGAAGAGATCGACTCAGAGGATGATACAGAGGAAGGGCAAGATGAGCCCGAAAGTTCTAAGGCCATTGATAACTGTTCTTCGAAGAAAAGTGCAAAAAAGGATGCTGGAAATAAGACTGGGGAGAAGACCAGGTCTGTCAGCAAAGGAACCTCTGCAAAAGCCTCTAGCACCCCTGATATATTGACCAAAAAACCTTCCAGTTCAAAATCGAAAAAAGGTGTAGCTGAATTTGAATCAGGAAGTAAACGAAAGATGCCCCTGCCCTCGAATAAGAAACAACAATTTGAAAAGAGTGATGGCACTACACCCGCGAAGGATAAATCCTCGAGGAAGAAAAACTCGACCAAGTCTTCTACAAAAGATGTTGAAAAGGATCAAg GTAAAGGGAAAAGTAGGAAAAGCGCCAAGAAAGAGCCTAGCAGAGAGGAATTGCACGCAGCTGTAGAGGACATACTCAAGGAAGTTGATTTCAATACT GCAACATTATCTGAtattctcaaactacttg GAAAGCACTTTGGGATAGACCTGATACATAGGAAATTAGAAGTTAAAGATATAATTACCGAAGTCATAAATAACATGTCTGATGATGAAGACGAGGAGGCTACTGAGTCTGGAGATGGAGATTCGGGTAAAGATGATGAGGATGACGAGGCTTAA
- the LOC140976559 gene encoding rho GTPase-activating protein 5-like → MKPHKNPILKLTQHSLPTFQINQNLKKERIMTELMCSPPRLPSSSSSIASSGAVSFPGRNRQIRGGGEGEEDQVSVLDLLVTVFRKSLVGCSSTTSGAEEKHMMEIGWPTNVKHVAHVTFDRFNGFLGLPVEFEPQVPRRPPSASTRVFGVSTESMQLSFDSRGNCVPAILLMMQRRLYSQGGLKMEGIFRINPENSREEYVREQLNNGVIPDDIDVHCLAGLIKAWFRELPTRVLDSLSTDHVMQAQSEDEYTQLVRQLPPTEAALLDWSKNLMADVVTMEHLNKMNARNIAMVFAPNMTQMSDPLTALMFAVQVMNFLKTLILKTLRERKDYSVEIGPTPQLELSDEDCHKIMPRPKDLEAREPPSNHTISFFPQADSKTGNRTHKFLSSIEKPDENGPNFLEGVKVSALTQPRPSKSNGIRKESRK, encoded by the exons ATGAAACCCCATAAAAACCCGATCTTGAAACTCACACAACATTCATTACCGACAtttcaaatcaatcaaaacttGAAAAAGGAGCGAATCATGACGGAGCTAATGTGTTCCCCACCGCGTCTGCCTTCATCTTCTAGCTCCATTGCCAGTAGTGGTGCCGTAAGTTTTCCCGGAAGAAATCGACAGATACGAGGAGGAGGAGAAGGAGAAGAGGATCAGGTGTCTGTTTTGGATCTCTTGGTGACCGTTTTTAGGAAATCTTTGGTGGGTTGTAGTAGTACTACAAGTGGTGCAGAGGAGAAGCATATGATGGAGATTGGGTGGCCTACAAATGTGAAGCATGTTGCGCATGTTACGTTTGATAGATTCAATGGGTTTCTTGGACTGCCTGTTGAATTTGAACCTCAAGTCCCCAGGAGGCCTCCTAGTGCAAg CACAAGAGTTTTTGGAGTTTCCACGGAGTCCATGCAACTTTCATTCGATTCTAGAGGTAATTGCGTGCCTGCGATCCTGCTAATGATGCAACGGCGCTTGTATTCACAAGGTGGCCTTAAG ATGGAAGGAATCTTCAGAATTAACCCTGAAAATAGTCGGGAAGAGTATGTGAGGGAGCAACTAAATAATGGAGTGATTCCAGATGACATTGATGTTCATTGCTTAGCAGGTCTAATCAAG GCTTGGTTTAGAGAACTTCCTACAAGAGTATTAGATTCTTTGTCTACAGATCATGTAATGCAGGCACAGTCTGAAGATGAGTACACTCAGCTTGTGAGGCAACTACCACCAACCGAAGCTGCACTGTTGGATTGGTCTAAAAATCTCATGGCCGATGTTGTTACGATGGAGCATTTGAACAAAATGAATGCTCGAAACATAGCTATGGTTTTTGCTCCGAACATGACACAG ATGTCTGATCCTCTCACAGCACTGATGTTTGCAGTCCAAGTAATGAATTTTCTCAAAACTCTCATACTTAAAACCTTGAGAGAAAGAAAAGACTATTCAGTAGAAATCGGTCCAACGCCCCAACTCGAGCTTTCAGATGAAGATTGCCATAAAATCATGCCAAGGCCGAAAGATTTAGAGGCCAGAGAACCACCCTCAAATCATACTATCAGCTTTTTCCCTCAAGCTGACTCGAAAACTGGAAACAGAACTCATAAATTTCTAAGTTCCATTGAGAAACCTGATGAAAATGGTCCGAATTTTCTTGAAGGTGTTAAGGTAAGTGCATTGACTCAACCGAGGCCAAGTAAATCAAACGGTATCAGGaaagaatcaagaaaatga